The Caldicellulosiruptor obsidiansis OB47 genome segment ACGATTTTATAAGTTTTTCTATCTTCGCCAGCGCATCATCTATTGTGCTCAAAATTTCATCGTGCGAAACCTCGTCAACCTCATGTTCTGAAAAATCTATTGACGCTTCAATGGTTGCAACCAGATTCAAAAGAAGCTGAGAAATCTCTTCAATTCTCTGGCTTAGCATCCCTTTTAACTGCTTTGCAGCGTTTTGTTGCAAAAGCTTTGTCTTTGAATTTATTATATCTATCACAGCTTCAGCTTGAGACAGGTCAATCTTGCCGTTTAAAAAGGCTCGTTTTGTAAACTCTCCCGGCATGGCATGGCGTGCACCATTTTTGATTGCAGCCTCTAAAATTCTTTTTAAAACAACCATGCCACCATGACTTTGAATCTCAACAACATCTTCGCCTGTATATGAGCGGGGGGACTTAAATTTAATCAAAATAGCTTCATCCACAAACTCATCGCCATCATACACATCAACAAGTGCAGCATACCTTACAGGGATATCATGGATGCTTTTGTATTTTCTGCTCTTTACAAGCTTTCCTGCAACATCGTATGCGTCTTTCCCTGATATTCTTACAATTCCTATCCCGCCTGTACCAACAGGTGTTGAAATTGCAACAATTGTGTCAAACTCCATCTTTTACTTTCCCCTCTTTTATTATAAAACTTTACAAAATACAAACAAAGCAGGGCAAAAGTGTTTTTACCCTGCTTTTCAAAGCTTTTAACACATCTATTTTAATGTAATGACAACCTTTCTGTACGGCTCCTCACCCTCTGAGTATGTTGTGACAAACTTGTGGTTTTGCAAAGTGGTGTGTATAATTCTTCTCTCATATGGAGTCATGGGTCTGAGCTTAATACTCTTTTTACTTCTTGCCACTTTATCCGCAAGCGACAGTGCAAGCTTCTTAAGCCGTTCCTCTTTTCTTTTTCTGAAATTCTGACAGTCAAGAAGAATTCTCACAGTCTCCTCCTCTGACACTCCTCTGTTAACAACAACACCTGTCAAAAACTGAAGAGCATCAAGCACCTCGCCATCCTTGCCAATAAGCTTAAACGTATTTTTCCCAAAAAGATTTACTTTTATGAACTCTCCATCTCTTACCATATTCATCCTGTCAATTTTGACGTCCATATTAGCAAACACACTTTTCAAAAACTCTTCAATCTTCTCTTCTGGCGTCTGCTTTGCAATCACTTTTACCCTTGCTGGCCGAGCGCCAATTATTCCCAGAATTCCTTTCGACCCCTCATCAATTACCACAATTTCAGCTTTATCGCGGGTAATTCCAAGCTCTTTTAAAGCAAGGTCAACTGCCTCATCCACCGTCTTTGCAGTTTTTTCTACCCATTTCATAAAAATTTCTCCTCCGCACAAGAAATTTTTACTTCTTCTTTTTCTTACCAGTTCTGTGCTGGCCAGAAATTTGTTGTTTAAGTTTCTCAAGCTCTCTTTTTCTCTCCCTCTCCCGCTCATCTTTTTCAGAATTTTCAGCTTTTAACTCATCACTGCTACTCTCATCTTCTGAACCTATGCTTTCTTCCTTTGGCTCAATCTCCTGCATTTTTTGTGCCTGTTTTTCGAGCTGTTTTTTCTTCTCTTCTTCCTCTTTCTTGTGTTTCAGTTTTTTGTACACAACCTCATTTGCTACAAACTGCTGCAGGATTGTAAAAAGGTTTGTAACAGTCCAGTAAAGCACAAGACCAGATGGAACTTGAAGCGCAATAAAATAAGACATAAGAGGGCTGATTATCATAAAACTTCTGTTCATGCTTTCAGCCATAGCATTTGACTGCGATTGAGAATACTGTGGATTGAACTTTTTCTGACTGTTTGATGAAAACCATACTGAAAGAAGCATAGTTGCAGCACTCAAAATTGGAAGAACTAACAGCTCTTTTTTTGCAAGGTTTATCCCCAAAAAATGCATGTCAAGTCCGAGCTTCTGTGCTTCATCAACTATTCTTTGCGTAATACCATACCCTGTTGCTCCTGTTACAAGATCTCTTACATATTGATGTGATTTGCCAAGCACATAAACAAGTGGATTTTGGAAAACATAATACAGCGAAAAAAGTATAGGCATCTGAATCAAAAGAGGCCAGCACCCAGCTGCAGGATTGTAACCTGTTTCCTGGTACAGTTTTAGCATTTCTTCCTGAAGCTTTTTCTGGTCATTTTTATACTTTTGCTGTATCTCCTGAAGTCTTGGAGCAACTTCTGCCATCTTAGACATAGAGTGAATTTGTTTTATATACAAAGGAAGAAGAAGCCCTCTTACTATCAATGTAAGAAGTATTACAGCAATACCGTAACTTCCTGGAATGTGTGCACCATGCAAAAAATCATATATTAACTTCAACAGTCTTCCAAGAGGAATTGCCAAAAAGTCAAGCCATGTCGGGTTCAAAATTACTTTCCTCCTCTAATTTTCTAACTTTTTATTTCAATTTCAAATTATTATC includes the following:
- the jag gene encoding RNA-binding cell elongation regulator Jag/EloR, whose amino-acid sequence is MKWVEKTAKTVDEAVDLALKELGITRDKAEIVVIDEGSKGILGIIGARPARVKVIAKQTPEEKIEEFLKSVFANMDVKIDRMNMVRDGEFIKVNLFGKNTFKLIGKDGEVLDALQFLTGVVVNRGVSEEETVRILLDCQNFRKRKEERLKKLALSLADKVARSKKSIKLRPMTPYERRIIHTTLQNHKFVTTYSEGEEPYRKVVITLK
- a CDS encoding YidC/Oxa1 family membrane protein insertase → MNPTWLDFLAIPLGRLLKLIYDFLHGAHIPGSYGIAVILLTLIVRGLLLPLYIKQIHSMSKMAEVAPRLQEIQQKYKNDQKKLQEEMLKLYQETGYNPAAGCWPLLIQMPILFSLYYVFQNPLVYVLGKSHQYVRDLVTGATGYGITQRIVDEAQKLGLDMHFLGINLAKKELLVLPILSAATMLLSVWFSSNSQKKFNPQYSQSQSNAMAESMNRSFMIISPLMSYFIALQVPSGLVLYWTVTNLFTILQQFVANEVVYKKLKHKKEEEEKKKQLEKQAQKMQEIEPKEESIGSEDESSSDELKAENSEKDERERERKRELEKLKQQISGQHRTGKKKKK